A window of Anomalospiza imberbis isolate Cuckoo-Finch-1a 21T00152 chromosome 4, ASM3175350v1, whole genome shotgun sequence contains these coding sequences:
- the PPP1R3B gene encoding protein phosphatase 1 regulatory subunit 3B — MHCTRVLDYFPHKQAMAVDVAMQLYLCSPPLRRDKCSCKIAPKPSKPLRPCIQLSSRAALNGPEEAANSFTHNKAKKRVSFADSRGFALTMVKVFSEFEDPLDISFNITELIDNIVGLTTVEKDSFVLDFVQPSVDYLDFRKRLQTDCVCLENCMLKEKSIVGTLKVKNLAFEKTVKIRMTFDTWKSFVDHPCQYVKDTYGGSEQDTFSFDISLPEGIQSHERVEFAISFECNGKVYWDNNRGTNYRIIRSELKSAQEAVRPPQAPDFGSAFDRFGSPRCSYGLFPEWPSYSGYEKLGPYY; from the exons ATGCACTGCACCAG aGTATTAGACTATTTCCCCCACAAGCAAGCAATGGCTGTGGATGTTGCAATGCAGCTGTACCTGTGCTCCCCACCCTTGCGAAGAGATAAGTGTTCCTGCAAAATTGCTCCAAAGCCAAGCAAGCCACTGCGGCCCTGCAtccagctgagcagcagagctgcgCTGAATGGCCCAGAAGAAGCAGCAAACTCCTTCACACACAACAAAGCGAAGAAGAGGGTGTCGTTTGCAGATAGCAGAGGCTTTGCTCTGACAATGGTGAAGGTGTTCTCAGAGTTTGAAGATCCACTAGATATTTCTTTCAACATCACAGAGCTGATAGACAACATCGTGGGTCTGACAACAGTGGAGAAGGACAGCTTTGTCCTGGATTTTGTTCAGCCCTCTGTAGACTATCTGGACTTCAGAAAGCGCCTCCAGACAGACTGTGTCTGTCTGGAAAACTGTATGCTAAAGGAGAAATCTATTGTGGGAACACTGAAGGTGAAGAACCTCGCTTTTGAAAAGACGGTGAAGATCCGGATGACGTTTGACACGTGGAAAAGCTTTGTAGATCACCCATGCCAGTATGTCAAGGATACGTATGGAGGGTCAGAGCAGGACACGTTTTCCTTTGACATCAGCTTGCCTGAGGGTATTCAATCACACGAAAGAGTTGAGTTTGCCATTTCCTTTGAGTGCAATGGGAAGGTGTACTGGGACAACAACAGGGGCACAAATTACAGGATCATACGGTCAGAACTGAAGTCTGCCCAGGAAGCTGTCCGTCCCCCACAGGCTCCTGACTTTGGCAGTGCATTTGACCGGTTTGGGAGCCCTCGGTGCTCCTATGGCCTCTTTCCTGAGTGGCCCAGTTACTCAGGCTATGAGAAGCTCGGGCCCTACTATTGA